The Thermococcus sp. genome includes a region encoding these proteins:
- a CDS encoding adenylate kinase family protein — protein MIIAVTGTPGVGKTTVSKLLARKLGYEYVSLRDYAMERGIGEMKGDELEVEVDELAYNFERDFAGKNVIADGHLSHFLKADLVVVLRAHPKLVGERLKARGYSKEKIGENVEAELVDVILVEALEENENVIEVDTTGKTPEEVVDEILRLIQKGVKRRVGIVDWSEVYDEVIPYLRL, from the coding sequence ATGATAATAGCGGTAACCGGAACTCCCGGGGTTGGAAAAACGACAGTCTCAAAGCTTTTGGCAAGAAAGCTCGGCTACGAATACGTTAGTTTAAGGGATTACGCGATGGAAAGGGGAATCGGTGAGATGAAAGGCGATGAGCTGGAGGTTGAGGTGGACGAGTTAGCTTATAACTTCGAGAGGGACTTCGCCGGAAAAAACGTCATCGCTGACGGTCACTTGAGCCACTTTCTCAAGGCCGACCTCGTGGTGGTTCTGCGCGCCCATCCAAAGCTTGTAGGCGAGAGGTTGAAAGCCAGGGGTTATTCAAAGGAGAAAATTGGGGAGAACGTTGAGGCCGAGCTCGTTGATGTAATCCTTGTTGAGGCCCTCGAGGAGAACGAGAACGTTATTGAGGTAGACACGACGGGAAAAACGCCCGAAGAAGTCGTTGATGAAATTCTCAGGCTGATTCAGAAGGGCGTTAAAAGAAGGGTAGGCATTGTTGACTGGAGCGAGGTTTACGACGAGGTGATACCATACCTAAGGTTGTGA
- a CDS encoding slipin family protein yields the protein MAVGTIVLGIVLLFVLIILASAIKIVKEYERAVIFRLGRVVGARGPGLFFIIPIFEKAVIVDLRTRVLDVPVQETITKDNVPVRVNAVVYFRVVDPIKAVTQVSNYIMATSQIAQTTLRSVIGQAHLDELLSEREKLNLQLQKIIDEATDPWGIKVTTVEIKDVELPAGMQRAMAKQAEAERERRARILLAEAERQAAEKLREAAEIISEHPMALQLRTLQTISDVASDKSNVIVLPLPMEMLKLFQAVGDAARAYTAKVEGEAGKKAE from the coding sequence ATGGCGGTTGGGACAATAGTTTTGGGAATCGTTTTGCTTTTTGTCTTGATTATACTGGCCAGTGCCATAAAAATAGTCAAGGAGTATGAGAGAGCCGTTATCTTCCGTCTCGGTAGGGTCGTTGGAGCAAGGGGCCCTGGTCTGTTCTTCATAATCCCGATTTTTGAAAAGGCCGTTATAGTTGACCTCCGTACCAGAGTCCTCGATGTCCCGGTTCAGGAAACCATTACCAAGGATAACGTTCCAGTCAGGGTCAACGCCGTTGTTTACTTCCGCGTTGTTGACCCGATTAAGGCCGTAACTCAGGTCAGCAACTACATAATGGCCACCAGCCAGATAGCCCAGACAACATTGAGGAGTGTCATAGGTCAGGCTCACCTTGACGAGCTCCTCAGTGAGAGGGAAAAGTTAAACCTACAACTCCAGAAAATCATTGACGAGGCAACTGACCCGTGGGGAATAAAGGTCACAACCGTGGAGATAAAGGACGTCGAGTTGCCAGCGGGAATGCAGAGGGCTATGGCGAAGCAGGCTGAGGCCGAGAGGGAGAGAAGGGCAAGGATTCTCCTTGCTGAGGCGGAGAGACAGGCCGCCGAGAAGCTCCGTGAGGCCGCTGAAATAATCAGCGAGCATCCCATGGCGCTCCAGCTTAGGACTCTACAGACAATCAGCGACGTAGCCAGCGATAAGAGCAACGTCATCGTCCTACCACTCCCGATGGAGATGCTGAAACTTTTCCAGGCCGTCGGTGATGCTGCTAGGGCATATACTGCCAAAGTTGAGGGAGAAGCCGGTAAAAAAGCTGAATGA
- a CDS encoding nodulation protein NfeD, which yields MRLMRRALLIVLIALLLIPPVSAQREPQKVVYVGKIDGTITQYTADQFASYIKTAEEHNAEALIIELNTPGGQGDAMMRIVSLIQNSTVPVIIYVYPRGAIAASAGTYIAMASHLIAMAPGTSIGACEPILGYAANGSIIRAPAKIRNFYTAYMRSLAEESGRNVTAAEKFVMEDLSLTPEEALKAHVIEVIADSVPDLLKKANGMRTKIPVAGKGYVPFNFTNVKVEELSPSISYRIVTFLANPAVSYLLFVVGMLGLVFGFLTPGWHVPETLGAILLVLGVIGMGYFGYNDAGLVLIILGMIFFIAEALTPTFGLFTIAGLVSFVLGGLLLFGKGGGVYLVNSSTFETLRIAIIVTGVLLALFFLFGMAAVVRAHRRKPETGKEELIGEIGKVVEDLTPEGVIKIHGELWKAVSKDGSPIKVGEMVRVVEMRGLTLVVEKVRGGN from the coding sequence ATGAGACTCATGAGGCGCGCCCTGCTGATAGTTCTGATTGCCCTGTTGCTCATTCCCCCAGTATCTGCCCAGCGGGAGCCCCAGAAAGTCGTCTACGTTGGCAAGATAGACGGGACGATTACCCAGTACACCGCAGACCAGTTCGCGAGTTACATAAAGACTGCCGAGGAGCACAACGCCGAGGCGCTCATAATAGAGCTAAACACCCCCGGTGGCCAGGGAGATGCCATGATGAGAATAGTCTCGCTAATCCAGAACTCAACAGTTCCAGTTATAATCTACGTTTACCCCAGAGGAGCGATAGCGGCATCAGCCGGCACGTACATAGCGATGGCTTCTCATCTGATAGCGATGGCCCCTGGGACGAGCATAGGGGCCTGCGAGCCTATACTCGGCTACGCCGCCAATGGCAGTATAATACGCGCTCCCGCGAAAATCAGAAACTTTTACACAGCATACATGCGTTCTCTTGCAGAAGAAAGCGGAAGGAACGTTACCGCCGCCGAGAAGTTCGTCATGGAGGATTTGAGCCTGACCCCCGAGGAGGCCCTGAAGGCCCACGTTATAGAGGTTATCGCGGATAGCGTTCCCGACCTTCTCAAGAAGGCCAACGGCATGAGGACGAAGATTCCCGTTGCAGGAAAAGGTTATGTCCCATTCAATTTCACCAACGTTAAGGTCGAAGAACTGAGCCCCTCTATCAGCTACAGAATAGTCACGTTCCTTGCGAATCCCGCGGTTTCGTACCTTCTATTCGTCGTCGGAATGCTCGGACTAGTCTTCGGGTTCCTGACGCCGGGATGGCACGTTCCCGAAACCCTTGGAGCGATACTCCTCGTTCTGGGTGTAATCGGCATGGGTTACTTTGGCTACAACGATGCCGGCCTTGTCCTAATAATCCTCGGAATGATTTTCTTCATAGCGGAGGCGCTAACTCCGACCTTCGGTCTTTTCACAATCGCCGGACTGGTCAGCTTTGTTTTGGGAGGGCTACTGCTCTTTGGCAAAGGAGGGGGTGTTTACCTCGTGAACTCATCAACCTTCGAAACCCTCAGGATTGCCATAATAGTCACGGGTGTTCTGCTGGCGCTGTTCTTCCTCTTTGGAATGGCGGCAGTGGTCAGGGCCCACCGTAGAAAGCCTGAAACGGGAAAGGAAGAACTCATCGGGGAGATTGGAAAGGTCGTTGAAGACCTAACCCCAGAAGGAGTCATAAAAATCCACGGAGAGCTCTGGAAGGCTGTCTCTAAGGATGGGTCTCCCATTAAGGTCGGTGAAATGGTTAGGGTTGTTGAGATGAGGGGATTGACGCTCGTCGTCGAAAAGGTTAGGGGTGGTAATTGA
- a CDS encoding DUF512 domain-containing protein — MYEFTEDFRLRKITKYELDGVDEREDLVVIPPSSKAGPCGSYCLFCYLRQNPKEMIYRVSFHDTLNDPELEKRIAYVSEHYPELWIRVTDTAGNVGLDEKRIESLQKAGLDEMQISVHTTKREKRIALMRSPLAGKLIDLLPLVARTFRVIADIILTPGYNVDDIGEIIGDLASMEVAEVRLFPVGVTRYNRDVRPLTGEELVFVKETALEAGKETGIKVVIPPIFKALLGELRLEVGPFEIEPAIKTYILTGELAYPELRRIFPKIPVIAVKNEFFGGNIGTAGLLTGRDVLRTVRSLPEVELGLILLPELMFYGDRTLDGYTREELISRILVEKGYMVESALEPGEIPKILESVGAV; from the coding sequence ATGTATGAGTTCACCGAGGACTTCAGGCTAAGGAAGATAACGAAGTACGAGCTCGATGGAGTCGATGAGAGAGAAGATTTGGTCGTTATTCCGCCCTCTAGTAAAGCCGGTCCCTGCGGGAGCTACTGCCTCTTCTGTTACCTTCGTCAAAATCCAAAGGAGATGATTTACAGGGTTTCCTTCCATGATACGCTCAACGACCCCGAACTTGAGAAAAGAATCGCCTACGTGAGCGAACACTACCCAGAGCTCTGGATTCGGGTTACAGACACGGCCGGAAACGTCGGGCTCGATGAGAAGAGAATTGAAAGCCTCCAAAAAGCAGGTCTCGATGAGATGCAGATTTCGGTTCACACAACAAAGAGGGAAAAGCGGATTGCACTCATGAGGAGCCCCCTCGCCGGTAAGCTGATAGACCTTCTCCCGCTGGTTGCCAGGACTTTCCGGGTCATAGCGGACATAATCCTCACCCCCGGCTACAACGTTGACGACATCGGGGAAATAATAGGGGATTTGGCCTCGATGGAAGTTGCCGAAGTAAGGCTCTTCCCGGTCGGTGTAACGAGGTACAACAGGGACGTCAGGCCATTAACGGGGGAAGAGCTCGTCTTCGTCAAGGAGACTGCACTCGAAGCTGGAAAGGAAACGGGAATAAAAGTTGTGATTCCACCGATTTTCAAAGCCCTCCTCGGCGAGCTGAGGCTCGAAGTTGGACCCTTTGAGATAGAGCCGGCCATAAAAACTTACATCCTCACAGGCGAGCTGGCCTACCCCGAGCTGAGGAGGATATTTCCAAAGATTCCTGTCATCGCCGTTAAAAACGAGTTCTTCGGCGGGAACATCGGAACCGCCGGACTGCTTACTGGCAGAGACGTATTGAGAACCGTTAGAAGCCTTCCGGAGGTTGAACTCGGTCTTATTCTCCTTCCGGAGCTGATGTTCTACGGGGATAGAACGCTCGACGGTTACACTAGAGAAGAGCTGATTTCGAGAATCCTCGTGGAGAAGGGGTATATGGTCGAGAGCGCCCTTGAGCCCGGTGAGATACCAAAAATATTGGAGAGCGTGGGGGCAGTTTAG
- the moaC gene encoding cyclic pyranopterin monophosphate synthase MoaC — MKLTHVDEKGVKMVEVGHKREVFRKAVAKGRIYLRPETIELIKAGKTKKGNVIATAQIAGILAVKKTPELIPLCHPIPLTGVDITFEFGENYIEATCEVRAVYKTGVEMEALTGVSVALLTIWDMVKAVEKDENGQYPVTRIENIHVVEKIKQE; from the coding sequence ATGAAACTCACTCACGTTGACGAAAAAGGCGTTAAAATGGTTGAAGTTGGACACAAGAGGGAGGTTTTCAGAAAGGCCGTAGCGAAGGGCCGAATCTACCTCAGGCCCGAAACCATCGAGCTCATAAAGGCCGGAAAAACGAAGAAGGGCAACGTGATAGCGACCGCACAGATAGCGGGGATTCTGGCCGTGAAGAAAACACCAGAGCTTATCCCCCTGTGTCACCCGATACCCTTAACTGGAGTAGACATAACCTTCGAGTTCGGCGAAAACTACATCGAGGCCACCTGCGAGGTTCGCGCGGTTTATAAGACAGGTGTTGAAATGGAGGCCCTCACGGGCGTTAGCGTAGCGCTCCTTACGATATGGGACATGGTCAAGGCCGTTGAGAAGGATGAAAACGGCCAGTATCCAGTGACGAGGATAGAGAACATCCACGTCGTGGAGAAGATTAAACAGGAATGA
- a CDS encoding ABC transporter ATP-binding protein produces the protein MKEAIVVQRLTKTYGNFKAVDNLSFSVFEGEVFGFLGPNGAGKTTTILSMLGIIIPDSGTIKILGTDVMREPIKAKERIGYLPENATLYGELTAWKNLEFFANFYRMGKLEREEKITEVLKTVGLWEVRYRPVKTFSKGMKQRLLLAQALINDPELLILDEPTSGLDPEGVHLVKEVIRDFRESGRTVFFSSHVLSEVEELSDRVGIIVEGKLKALGPLDEIKRRFMSLEGFEIVVETKEKLPEIEHNDITEIKLMAPNRAIIFARSDIREWLSRYLASRGVTIMSLEIKEPSLEDVFLKTIYRRSER, from the coding sequence ATGAAAGAAGCAATAGTAGTTCAGAGACTTACAAAGACTTATGGAAACTTCAAAGCCGTGGATAACCTCAGCTTTTCGGTATTTGAAGGCGAAGTCTTCGGATTTCTCGGCCCAAACGGTGCGGGTAAAACCACAACGATTCTCAGTATGCTTGGCATAATTATACCCGACAGCGGGACGATTAAAATACTAGGAACGGACGTTATGAGGGAGCCGATAAAGGCTAAGGAGAGAATAGGTTACCTCCCAGAGAACGCCACCCTTTACGGTGAGCTAACGGCTTGGAAAAACCTAGAATTCTTTGCAAACTTCTACAGGATGGGGAAGCTGGAAAGAGAAGAAAAAATAACCGAGGTGCTCAAAACTGTGGGTCTCTGGGAAGTGCGTTATAGGCCCGTTAAGACCTTCTCAAAAGGAATGAAGCAGAGACTGTTACTGGCTCAGGCGTTAATAAACGACCCCGAGCTTTTGATTTTAGACGAACCCACCAGTGGTCTAGATCCCGAAGGCGTTCATCTCGTAAAGGAGGTCATAAGGGATTTCAGAGAGAGCGGAAGGACAGTTTTCTTCTCAAGCCACGTTTTGAGTGAAGTGGAGGAGCTTAGCGATAGGGTGGGTATAATAGTTGAAGGAAAGCTTAAGGCTCTCGGACCGCTCGATGAGATAAAAAGGCGCTTTATGAGTCTGGAAGGCTTTGAAATAGTTGTTGAAACCAAAGAGAAGCTACCAGAAATTGAACACAATGATATAACTGAAATCAAGCTGATGGCTCCGAACAGGGCAATAATCTTCGCCCGCTCCGACATAAGGGAGTGGCTTTCCCGTTATCTTGCCTCCAGAGGAGTGACGATAATGAGTCTCGAGATTAAGGAACCCAGCCTTGAGGACGTTTTCTTGAAGACAATATACAGGAGGAGTGAACGATGA
- a CDS encoding AMP phosphorylase, with the protein MKAKVRILDLYSGRYSVLINEEDAKEAKLHPDDLVKLEAGKKTVYGSVVISNLVGKGEVGVSKDILELHNFSEGETVAVIPAGTPESVRYIKKKMHGEKLRKVEIEAIVRDIVDRKLRDIEISAFVTSLEINGLDMDEIAALTIAMAETGDMLDIDRKPIMDVHSIGGVPGNKTNILVVPIVAAAGLTIPKTSSRAITSAAGTADVVEVFANVSFTLDEIKRIVEKVGACLVWGGALNLAPADDITIKSERALSVDPPGLMLASIMSKKYAMGSQYVLIDIPTGKGVKVETVDEARALARDFIELGKRLGQYVEVAITYGGQPIGHTVGPALEAREALSALMTGKGPGSLIEKATGLAGILLEMGGVAPAGMGKKMAREILESGKAWEKMKEIIEAQGGDPNIKPEEIPIGDKTYTFTAPTSGYVTAIDNRAITAIARAAGAPEDKGAGLELYVKVGEKVKEGDPLFTIHAEHEARLDQAIVLARRTEPIRIEGMVLQRIGNI; encoded by the coding sequence ATGAAAGCGAAGGTAAGAATCCTCGACCTGTACAGCGGTAGATATTCGGTTCTCATAAACGAGGAGGACGCCAAAGAAGCAAAGCTCCATCCAGACGACCTCGTGAAGCTCGAGGCAGGCAAGAAGACAGTTTATGGAAGCGTTGTAATAAGCAACTTAGTTGGCAAAGGTGAGGTTGGCGTTAGTAAAGACATCTTAGAGCTCCATAATTTCTCTGAAGGAGAGACAGTTGCCGTTATTCCTGCCGGAACACCGGAGAGCGTCCGTTATATAAAGAAGAAGATGCATGGTGAAAAGCTGAGGAAGGTCGAGATTGAGGCAATAGTGAGGGACATCGTTGACAGGAAGCTCCGCGACATAGAGATTAGTGCTTTCGTGACCTCCCTTGAGATAAACGGTCTCGACATGGACGAGATAGCGGCCCTGACAATAGCAATGGCAGAGACCGGTGACATGCTTGACATCGACAGGAAGCCCATAATGGACGTCCACAGCATTGGCGGTGTCCCCGGAAACAAGACCAACATCCTTGTCGTCCCGATAGTGGCCGCCGCTGGTCTTACAATACCCAAGACCAGCTCAAGGGCAATAACAAGCGCCGCTGGAACTGCCGACGTCGTTGAAGTCTTCGCCAACGTCAGCTTTACGCTCGACGAAATAAAGAGGATAGTGGAGAAGGTTGGAGCGTGCCTCGTCTGGGGCGGAGCCTTGAACCTTGCTCCCGCTGACGATATAACAATAAAATCAGAACGTGCTCTCAGCGTTGATCCACCTGGTCTTATGCTAGCGAGCATAATGTCAAAGAAGTATGCCATGGGAAGTCAGTACGTGCTCATCGACATCCCAACGGGGAAGGGAGTTAAAGTAGAAACTGTTGATGAGGCTAGAGCACTTGCAAGGGACTTCATAGAGCTCGGTAAGAGGCTCGGCCAGTACGTTGAGGTTGCCATAACCTACGGTGGTCAGCCGATAGGCCACACCGTTGGTCCCGCCCTCGAAGCTAGAGAAGCTCTTTCCGCCCTCATGACCGGCAAAGGCCCCGGAAGCCTTATAGAGAAGGCCACCGGTCTGGCAGGAATCCTCCTTGAGATGGGCGGTGTTGCCCCGGCAGGGATGGGCAAGAAAATGGCCAGGGAAATCCTTGAGAGCGGAAAGGCCTGGGAGAAGATGAAGGAAATCATCGAGGCCCAGGGCGGAGACCCGAACATCAAGCCCGAGGAGATACCGATTGGTGACAAGACCTACACCTTCACCGCCCCGACGAGCGGTTATGTAACGGCAATAGACAACAGGGCGATAACGGCAATAGCGAGGGCCGCGGGAGCGCCGGAAGACAAAGGTGCTGGCCTGGAGCTCTACGTTAAGGTTGGTGAGAAGGTTAAGGAGGGCGACCCGCTATTCACGATTCACGCCGAACACGAGGCGAGGCTCGACCAGGCCATAGTCCTTGCGAGGAGAACGGAGCCCATAAGAATAGAGGGGATGGTTCTCCAGCGAATAGGGAACATCTGA
- a CDS encoding N-acetylmuramoyl-L-alanine amidase codes for MRRFSLLIIFLLLLSAVPIFSASYVGAVQTDLSGHTICVDAGHGGSDPGAVANGVEEKNINLAIALKVAKLLEEDGAKVVLTRDGDYYVSLSDRVKIANSNNCDIFISIHANAASDTSASGFEVYHYYGSTKGNELATYVDEEIAKVIPLKNRGVKEAGFYVLKYTSMPAILIETGFVTNTYDVGIITDENYQWRYAYAILHGVQRYFGVPVHDPLPTVTDIRFADHGDYFRVVLDVSQSTEYETFYYYYGYYIVIEVPNATLADLGWNSDGTWQYTETGSSSVPYIYATEYEGTVYVVLALGYPYQGYKDFTLENPYRIVVDVYS; via the coding sequence ATGAGGAGGTTTAGTCTCCTGATAATATTCCTCCTCCTGCTCTCTGCCGTGCCGATTTTCAGTGCAAGTTATGTTGGTGCAGTCCAGACAGACCTGAGTGGGCATACTATTTGTGTCGACGCTGGGCACGGAGGCAGTGACCCGGGAGCAGTTGCCAATGGCGTTGAGGAAAAGAACATTAACCTTGCAATAGCCCTCAAGGTTGCAAAGCTCCTGGAAGAGGACGGAGCAAAGGTTGTCCTAACTAGGGACGGCGATTACTACGTTTCACTCTCGGATAGGGTCAAAATAGCCAACTCAAACAACTGCGACATATTCATCAGCATACATGCCAACGCGGCCAGTGACACCTCGGCCAGTGGGTTTGAGGTGTATCACTACTACGGTTCAACAAAGGGAAACGAGCTGGCAACCTACGTTGATGAAGAAATCGCCAAAGTTATACCTCTCAAGAACAGGGGTGTTAAAGAGGCTGGCTTTTACGTTCTCAAATATACCTCAATGCCGGCAATCCTCATCGAGACGGGTTTTGTGACCAACACTTATGATGTTGGAATAATAACTGACGAAAACTATCAGTGGCGCTATGCTTACGCGATTCTTCATGGAGTCCAGAGGTACTTCGGCGTTCCAGTCCACGACCCACTGCCGACCGTGACGGATATAAGGTTTGCAGACCATGGGGACTACTTCAGAGTTGTACTTGACGTAAGCCAGAGCACAGAGTATGAGACGTTCTATTACTACTATGGCTATTACATTGTCATCGAGGTTCCAAACGCAACGCTCGCTGACCTGGGCTGGAATTCCGATGGAACGTGGCAGTATACTGAAACGGGCTCCTCAAGTGTGCCCTACATCTATGCAACGGAGTATGAGGGGACTGTCTACGTGGTTCTGGCACTTGGCTATCCATATCAGGGCTACAAAGACTTCACGCTTGAGAACCCCTACAGGATAGTCGTTGACGTCTACAGCTAA
- a CDS encoding DNA-3-methyladenine glycosylase produces the protein MAGVDIGKTSGEMIRNGTWAFKDGTFYQALRLESGRAGIVAYDGDFHFPEDWNRAERKEARKKIIFILGLNTDLDSFYAQISDSPFEFLIEEFYGLSAPASPSPYQALVEVIAQQQVNFEFAQRTIGNLVKLAGEPVEGLYLFPTAEKINELGERLKEAKLGYRAGYIKSLTELYLEGRLNLKLWDWEIDRAIGYLTKFRGIGKWTAELFLAYGLRRNVYPAGDLGLRRGIAKIFGKRLKEVREKDVRGIIEPYGKWKGLLAFYILCYDRKTEMERRKR, from the coding sequence ATGGCTGGGGTTGACATCGGGAAGACGAGCGGAGAAATGATACGAAATGGCACGTGGGCCTTTAAGGACGGGACATTCTATCAGGCCCTCAGGCTGGAAAGCGGAAGGGCCGGGATAGTTGCCTACGATGGGGACTTTCACTTTCCTGAAGACTGGAACAGGGCCGAGAGAAAGGAAGCTAGAAAGAAAATAATCTTTATCTTAGGTCTGAACACGGATTTGGACTCCTTTTATGCCCAGATAAGCGATTCGCCCTTTGAGTTTCTCATTGAGGAGTTTTATGGACTGAGTGCTCCTGCCTCCCCAAGTCCCTACCAGGCCCTTGTCGAGGTTATAGCCCAACAGCAGGTTAACTTCGAGTTCGCCCAGAGGACGATTGGAAACCTCGTCAAGCTGGCTGGAGAACCGGTTGAAGGGCTCTACCTCTTTCCCACCGCGGAGAAAATTAATGAGTTGGGTGAAAGGCTTAAGGAGGCAAAGCTTGGTTATAGAGCCGGCTACATAAAGTCCCTCACGGAACTTTACCTTGAGGGAAGGCTGAACCTCAAACTCTGGGACTGGGAAATAGATAGGGCAATCGGATACCTCACCAAATTCAGGGGCATAGGAAAGTGGACCGCGGAGCTGTTTCTGGCCTATGGGTTGAGGAGAAACGTTTATCCAGCCGGTGATCTTGGTCTCAGGAGAGGAATAGCAAAGATTTTCGGAAAGCGCCTGAAGGAAGTCAGAGAAAAGGACGTTCGGGGGATTATAGAACCATACGGGAAGTGGAAGGGGCTTTTGGCCTTTTACATTCTCTGCTACGACCGAAAAACGGAGATGGAGCGGAGAAAAAGATGA
- the minD gene encoding cell division ATPase MinD: MEGRSIVFASGKGGTGKTTTVANLGVALAQFGKEVILLDADLTMANLSLVLGMEDIPITLHDVLAREADLKDAIYEGPAGVKVIPGGLSLEKVKKAKPERLRELMREISQMADFVLIDAPAGLEMTSVTALLIGKELIIVTNPEISAITDSLKTKLIAEKLGTLPLGVVLNRVTNEKTELSKEEIEAILEVPVLAMIPEDPEVKRASAYGVPLVIKNPTSPAAIAIKQLAAKLAGIKWKPPEPESPIKRVFKAIFGGKR; this comes from the coding sequence TTGGAAGGGCGTTCAATAGTTTTTGCATCTGGAAAGGGTGGAACGGGTAAAACCACAACCGTTGCAAACCTCGGTGTTGCATTGGCCCAGTTCGGCAAGGAAGTAATTCTCCTCGATGCAGATTTGACAATGGCAAACCTTAGCCTCGTACTTGGAATGGAAGACATTCCAATCACACTTCATGATGTTCTTGCTAGAGAAGCCGATCTTAAGGACGCTATCTACGAGGGACCTGCTGGAGTAAAAGTAATTCCCGGTGGACTAAGCCTCGAGAAAGTCAAAAAAGCTAAACCCGAGAGATTAAGGGAGCTCATGAGAGAGATCAGCCAGATGGCAGATTTTGTCCTTATCGATGCCCCCGCTGGACTCGAGATGACCTCAGTTACAGCGTTGCTTATAGGTAAGGAACTCATAATCGTCACGAACCCAGAAATCTCTGCGATCACAGATTCTCTCAAGACTAAGCTCATAGCAGAAAAACTTGGAACACTTCCTCTCGGTGTCGTTCTCAACAGGGTCACCAACGAGAAGACCGAGCTCAGCAAGGAGGAAATCGAGGCTATCCTTGAGGTTCCTGTTCTAGCGATGATTCCAGAGGATCCGGAAGTTAAGCGTGCCTCTGCTTATGGTGTGCCACTCGTCATCAAGAATCCAACAAGCCCGGCAGCTATTGCTATCAAACAGCTCGCGGCCAAACTTGCGGGAATTAAGTGGAAGCCTCCCGAGCCGGAGAGCCCAATTAAGAGGGTCTTCAAGGCAATATTCGGGGGGAAGAGATGA